Below is a window of Lujinxingia litoralis DNA.
GCGTTGCCCCCAAAGCACCCCGCTCACCCCGCGTATCTGCAGCGTCTTCCACCTTAGCAAAGAGTCTTTCCAACCTCTTCTCTGCGCGCTCAGGTTGAAACCTGCGCGCAGGTGCATTATTTCCTGAACCTATGCGCAGGCAGGGGCGCCAAAGCGCTTGCATGTTGATCGACTGGATACTGTGCCCGGCGTCGGGCGCGCTCTTGACCAACCTTTTCCGGGGGCCTGGCCATGCTCACCCACCTCGTCATCCGAAACTTCGCCATCATCGAACACCTCGAGATCCCCGTCCGCCCGGGCTTCACCGTGCTCACCGGCGAAACCGGCGCCGGCAAATCGATCATCATCGACGCGCTCAACCTCCTGCTGGGCGGACGCGCCAGCACCGAGGTCATTCGCACCGATGAAGACGAAGCCATCGTCCAGGGCGTCTTTGAGCCCTCGGCGATCACCGCCGAGCGCCTGCGCCAGCGTCTGGCCGAACAGGGCATCGACTTTGAGGGCCAACTCATCATCCGGCGCATCCTCAGCCGCTCCGGACGAAACAAGGTCTTCGTCAACGGCAGCCTCACCACCCTGGCCAACCTGGCCTCCCTGGCCCGCGGCCTGGTCGACATCAGCGGGCAGCACGAACACTACAGCCTGCTGCGCGCCGATGAGCACATCGGCCTCCTCGACGCCTTCGCCGGCCTCTCCGAGCAGGTCGCCACGATGGGAGCGGCCTACAGCCAGGTCAACACCCTGAAACGCGAGCTCAAAGCGCTGCACGAAAACGTGCGCGACCGCCTCCACCGCGCCGACTTTTTGCGCTTCCAGCTTGTCGAGATCGACGCCGCCGAGTTGGAACCCGGCGAGGAAGAAAAGCACGAGGCCGAAGTCGACCGCCTGCGTTACGCCGAGAAGATCAACGACGCGGTGCGCTCCGCCCTGCGCCACACCTACGCCGGCCAGGACTCCGCAGTGGAGCGCCTGGGCGAAGCCGTCGACGCCCTCAAGCGCGCCGCCCGCTACGACACGCGCCTGGAGGGCCTGGCCCAGCGCCTGGATGAGGCCCGCATCGCCGCCGAAGAGACCGCCCGCGACCTCCAGGATCAGGACCTCGACATCGACGCCGACCCGGGACGCCTGGACACCGTGATCGAACGCCTGGAAGTCATCAAGAAACTGCGCCAGAAGTACGGCCAGGACATCCCCGCCATCCTGGAAAACGCCGCCCACATGCGCGAGGAGCTCCACCGCCTGGACAACGCCGAGGAACACGGCCACGAACTCGAAGCGCGCCTGGAAAAGGCCCGCCAGAAGGCCTGGGTCATCGCCCGTAAACTCAGCCAGGCTCGCCGCGAGGCCGCCGTCGAACTGCGCCGCCGCGTCGAAGCCGAGCTCGGCGACCTCAACATGGCCCGCACCCAGTTCGTCCCCCACTTTTCCCCGGCCGAACTCCCGCCCACCCAGGCCAGCGAGGCCGACGCCGCCATCACCCTGGATGCCCGCGGCTTTGATCGCCTGGAGTTCTTGCTCGCTCCCAACGTCGGCGAAGAGCCGCGCCCCATGGCCAAAATCGCCAGCGGCGGCGAACTCTCCCGGATCATGCTCGCCATCAAGACCGTGCTCGCCGAACGCGACACCATCGACACCTACGTCTTCGACGAAGTCGACACCGGCATCGGCGGTGCCACCGCCGATGTGGTCGGCGCCAAGATTCAACACGCCGCCCGCGACCATCAGGTGCTCTGCATCACCCACCTGGCCTCGATCGCCTCGCGCAGCGACCACCACTACGTCGTCGAAAAGATGCTCGTCGACGAGCGCACCCAGTCGATCATTCGCCCCTTAAGCGAAGAGGAACGCATCGACGAGGTCGCCCGCATGCTCGGGGGCGCCCGCGTGACCACCACCACCCGCGACGCCGCCCGCGAGCTCCTCACCCAGCAGGCCCGCTGACGCGGGCTGACGCCCGCGCTTTCTCCGCCCCCAAAAAAAACGCGCCCCAAAAGGGCGCGTTTTTTTATACCTGCGAAACGTCTCCGCCCCCCCGGGCCATCCGGGGCTCAACCCCCGGGCAGCACATAGGTCGCCGAGACGCCCGGCCCCAGCGGCAGACCCAACTGCAACCAGACGATCAAGAGCACCGTCCAGGCAATCCCCAGCGCCACCGAGTAGGGAAGCATCGTCGTGAGAATCGTCCCCATCTTAATGTCGCGCACATAACGCTGGGCAAACACGATGATGATCGGCAGGTAGGGCATCAGCGGGGTGATGATATTGGTGATGGAATCGCCCACCCGGTAGGCCGCCTGCACCACCTCGGGGCTAAAGCCCATCATCATCATCATCGGCACAAAGATCGGCGCCATAAACGCCCACTTCGCGCTGGCGCTCCCGACAAAGAGGTTCATCAGCGCCGACACCCCCAGAAATGCCAGCAAGAGAGGCATCCCGGTCAGCCCCACCGCCTCCAGCCCCTGGGCGCCGCGCACCGCGGTGATCGCCCCGAGGTTCGTCCAGTTGAAGTAGGCCACGAACTGCCCGGCGATAAATGCCAACACCACATAGGCTCCCATCGTGCCCATGGTGTCGCTGGCCATCTTGGCCACGTCCTTATCGCTCTTAATCGACTTCATCACCACGCCGTAGACGATGCCCGGGAACACAAAGAGCAGCGCGATCAAGACCTCCACCGCCTCAAAATAGGAATGCAGCGCCGAGACCGCCGGCTCCCCGGGTTCCACCACATCGCGCAGCGGCGATCCCGACCAGATGCCCAGAAACGCGATCCCCGCGGCCACCACCCCGCCCACCGCCAGCG
It encodes the following:
- the recN gene encoding DNA repair protein RecN, whose product is MLTHLVIRNFAIIEHLEIPVRPGFTVLTGETGAGKSIIIDALNLLLGGRASTEVIRTDEDEAIVQGVFEPSAITAERLRQRLAEQGIDFEGQLIIRRILSRSGRNKVFVNGSLTTLANLASLARGLVDISGQHEHYSLLRADEHIGLLDAFAGLSEQVATMGAAYSQVNTLKRELKALHENVRDRLHRADFLRFQLVEIDAAELEPGEEEKHEAEVDRLRYAEKINDAVRSALRHTYAGQDSAVERLGEAVDALKRAARYDTRLEGLAQRLDEARIAAEETARDLQDQDLDIDADPGRLDTVIERLEVIKKLRQKYGQDIPAILENAAHMREELHRLDNAEEHGHELEARLEKARQKAWVIARKLSQARREAAVELRRRVEAELGDLNMARTQFVPHFSPAELPPTQASEADAAITLDARGFDRLEFLLAPNVGEEPRPMAKIASGGELSRIMLAIKTVLAERDTIDTYVFDEVDTGIGGATADVVGAKIQHAARDHQVLCITHLASIASRSDHHYVVEKMLVDERTQSIIRPLSEEERIDEVARMLGGARVTTTTRDAARELLTQQAR